In Microbispora sp. ZYX-F-249, the following proteins share a genomic window:
- a CDS encoding VOC family protein, protein MTITLNHTIVPAVDNREAARFFASVMGLAELPPAGRDGHFAPVRVNDTLTLDFMTVAEPVGVHLAFDVDPVTFDGILARLREAGVPYGDDPADPANGRIDHPLCPRGLFFVDAARNLYEVMSPA, encoded by the coding sequence ATGACGATCACGCTGAACCACACCATCGTCCCCGCCGTGGACAACCGCGAGGCGGCCCGCTTCTTCGCCTCGGTCATGGGCCTGGCGGAGCTGCCGCCCGCCGGGCGCGACGGTCACTTCGCGCCCGTACGGGTGAACGACACGCTGACCCTGGACTTCATGACCGTGGCGGAGCCCGTCGGCGTGCATCTGGCCTTCGACGTGGATCCGGTCACCTTCGACGGGATCCTGGCCCGCCTGCGGGAGGCCGGGGTGCCCTACGGCGACGACCCGGCCGATCCCGCGAACGGCCGGATCGACCATCCGCTGTGCCCGCGCGGGCTGTTCTTCGTCGACGCGGCGCGCAACCTCTACGAGGTCATGTCCCCGGCGTGA
- a CDS encoding GNAT family N-acetyltransferase, whose amino-acid sequence MDRLRGWPASMAEGPVGLRPLRLRDVRDWRDTRLRNAEWLRPWEPSNPETPLFRTGLGPYVSMVGTLRREARQGMAMPWVVTYEGRFAGQLTVGAIVWGSARSAQVGYWVDGALAGRGIIPTALAMAVDHCFFTTGLHRLEANIRPENHASRRVVEKLGFREEGIRRRQLHIDGAWRDHICYALTVEDVPRGLLVQWRRTMNSAARRSESSPG is encoded by the coding sequence ATGGATCGACTTCGCGGCTGGCCGGCGTCCATGGCCGAGGGGCCCGTCGGGCTGCGGCCGCTGCGCCTGCGTGACGTCCGTGACTGGCGTGACACCCGGCTGCGCAACGCCGAATGGCTCCGTCCCTGGGAGCCGAGCAACCCCGAGACCCCGCTGTTCCGCACCGGCCTCGGGCCGTACGTCTCGATGGTCGGCACGCTGCGCCGCGAGGCCCGCCAGGGGATGGCCATGCCCTGGGTCGTCACGTACGAGGGACGCTTCGCCGGGCAGCTCACCGTGGGGGCGATCGTGTGGGGGTCGGCCCGCTCCGCGCAGGTGGGCTACTGGGTCGACGGCGCGCTCGCGGGGCGGGGCATCATTCCGACCGCGCTCGCCATGGCCGTCGACCACTGCTTCTTCACGACCGGTTTACACCGTCTGGAGGCCAACATCCGGCCGGAGAACCACGCCAGCCGCAGGGTCGTGGAGAAGCTCGGGTTCCGCGAGGAGGGCATCCGCCGGCGTCAGCTGCACATCGACGGCGCATGGCGCGATCACATCTGTTACGCGCTGACCGTCGAGGACGTGCCGCGCGGGCTGCTCGTCCAGTGGCGGCGCACAATGAACTCCGCCGCCCGCCGCAGCGAGTCGAGCCCCGGCTAG
- the rsmI gene encoding 16S rRNA (cytidine(1402)-2'-O)-methyltransferase has translation MLVLAAAPIGQPKDASPRLRDLLAAADVIAAEDTRRLRRLAADLEIAIGGRVVSYYDANESARAAELLEALREGRTVVVITDAGMPGVSDPGYRLTRLAVEAGLPVTALPGPSAVTTALVVSGLPSDRFCFEGFPPRKPGERARRLAALAAEERTMVFFEAPHRLHATLEAMAEAFGAQRPAAVCRELTKTYEEVRRGGLGELAEWAAGEVRGEITLVVAGRTAEEAAPRIEDLVEEVARREGTGVPRKQAIADVAKSAGVPKRDLYNAVHATPSP, from the coding sequence GTGCTCGTTCTCGCCGCAGCCCCGATCGGCCAGCCCAAAGACGCGTCCCCACGGCTGCGCGATCTGCTCGCCGCCGCCGACGTGATCGCGGCGGAGGACACCCGCAGGCTGCGGCGGCTCGCCGCCGACCTGGAGATCGCCATCGGCGGCCGCGTGGTGTCCTACTACGACGCCAACGAGAGCGCGCGGGCCGCCGAGTTGCTGGAGGCGCTGCGCGAGGGGCGCACGGTGGTCGTGATCACCGACGCCGGGATGCCGGGCGTCTCCGACCCCGGATACCGGCTCACCCGCCTCGCGGTCGAGGCCGGCCTGCCCGTGACGGCGCTGCCCGGTCCGTCGGCGGTGACGACCGCCCTCGTCGTCTCCGGCCTGCCGAGCGACCGGTTCTGCTTCGAGGGGTTCCCGCCGCGCAAGCCGGGGGAGCGGGCCAGGCGCCTGGCGGCGCTGGCGGCGGAGGAGCGCACGATGGTGTTCTTCGAGGCGCCGCACCGCCTGCACGCGACGCTGGAGGCGATGGCGGAGGCCTTCGGGGCCCAGCGGCCCGCCGCGGTCTGCCGGGAGCTCACCAAGACGTACGAGGAGGTGCGGCGCGGGGGCCTCGGCGAGCTGGCCGAATGGGCGGCCGGCGAGGTCAGGGGTGAGATCACGCTGGTGGTGGCGGGACGGACCGCCGAGGAGGCCGCGCCGCGCATCGAGGACCTGGTCGAGGAGGTGGCCAGGCGCGAGGGCACGGGCGTGCCGCGCAAGCAGGCCATCGCCGACGTGGCCAAGTCGGCCGGCGTCCCCAAGCGCGACCTCTACAACGCCGTCCACGCCACCCCGTCGCCGTGA
- a CDS encoding TetR/AcrR family transcriptional regulator, translating to MTDSPTRRRAPAMSTEQRRAMIVAAALPLVAEHGAAVTTSQIARAAGIGEGTVFRAFGDKDELLDACLAEAMNPGHVLRELASISLDEPLPDRLTQAAEALHAHLGRMGTVIGALHGTGHRRERDRGGREGGREGGREGDRPAPGNREASMTATREAIVELIEPDRAALRLEPGKFASVFLGMLFTRSREPSPEELVDILLHGALKSGGSAA from the coding sequence ATGACAGATTCCCCCACACGCCGGCGCGCGCCGGCGATGAGCACCGAGCAGCGCAGGGCGATGATCGTCGCCGCGGCGCTTCCGCTGGTCGCCGAGCACGGCGCCGCCGTCACCACCAGCCAGATCGCCCGGGCCGCCGGCATCGGCGAGGGCACCGTCTTCCGGGCCTTCGGCGACAAGGACGAACTGCTCGACGCGTGCCTGGCCGAGGCGATGAACCCCGGCCACGTGCTGCGCGAGCTGGCCTCGATCTCCCTCGACGAACCGCTGCCCGATCGGCTGACGCAGGCGGCCGAGGCACTGCACGCCCACCTGGGACGCATGGGGACCGTGATCGGGGCCCTGCACGGCACCGGTCATCGCCGCGAGCGAGACCGCGGCGGCCGGGAAGGCGGCCGGGAAGGCGGCAGGGAGGGCGACCGGCCGGCCCCGGGAAACCGGGAGGCCTCGATGACGGCGACCCGGGAGGCGATCGTCGAACTGATCGAACCCGACCGGGCGGCGCTGCGCCTGGAACCCGGGAAGTTCGCCTCGGTCTTCCTCGGGATGCTCTTCACCCGTTCCCGGGAGCCGTCCCCGGAGGAACTCGTCGACATCCTCCTGCACGGCGCCCTCAAGAGCGGGGGGAGCGCGGCATGA
- a CDS encoding sensor histidine kinase produces the protein MRLHDRFSITRRITLFTGATAILLCALLATSVMMGVHRYASDTVTREVAAAGGRVAVELERGQLTYPLVEYKSRNLQVVDPSGRVVASTTKMRGKPRMARFIPPDTRNSISCVVCGDIFPAAECNIVVAQWAHRMGDRWMVYSASPVVPPWVDPWLAALVGASAAALAAAITYVGYRNVRASLRPVNAIRVELDEINGNCPSRRVPVPATDDEIRAMAESVNRTLGRLEGALQQVQSALRHQRQFVSNASHDLRTPIAAMRAEVEDGMLAPEETSVPQLGSVLLPSLDRLQAIVHDLLTLDRLDHGMRGEQCRLDLATVVSAELRNRRHPAKRVESALEPGVVVVGDRVSLARLLTNLLDNAERHAKTTITVSVRHDPGEDPGAAVLEVVDDGPGIDRDKRELVFDRFTRLDAARSRDAGGAGLGLAIARQIAEVHGGSLRIEDSPVGARFVLRLPAVPAAATAAAERPPPHANR, from the coding sequence ATGCGCCTGCACGACCGCTTCTCCATCACGCGCCGAATCACCCTGTTCACCGGGGCGACGGCCATCCTGCTGTGCGCGCTGCTGGCCACGTCCGTCATGATGGGCGTTCATCGTTACGCCAGCGACACCGTCACCAGGGAGGTCGCGGCGGCGGGTGGCCGGGTGGCCGTCGAGCTCGAGCGGGGACAGCTGACCTACCCTCTCGTCGAATACAAGTCCCGCAATCTCCAGGTGGTCGACCCGTCCGGCCGCGTGGTCGCGTCGACGACGAAGATGCGGGGCAAGCCCAGAATGGCGCGCTTCATTCCGCCGGACACCAGGAACAGCATCAGCTGCGTCGTGTGCGGCGACATCTTCCCCGCCGCCGAATGCAACATCGTGGTGGCGCAGTGGGCGCACCGCATGGGCGACAGATGGATGGTCTACAGCGCCTCCCCGGTTGTGCCGCCATGGGTCGATCCCTGGCTGGCCGCGCTGGTGGGGGCGAGTGCGGCGGCGCTGGCCGCGGCCATCACCTATGTCGGCTACCGGAACGTGCGGGCATCGCTCAGACCGGTCAACGCCATTCGCGTGGAGCTGGACGAGATCAACGGAAACTGCCCGAGCCGCCGGGTGCCGGTGCCGGCCACCGATGACGAGATCCGGGCGATGGCCGAGAGCGTCAACCGCACGCTGGGCCGGTTGGAAGGCGCGCTGCAGCAGGTGCAGAGCGCGCTGCGGCACCAGCGTCAGTTCGTCTCCAACGCCTCCCACGATCTGCGCACCCCGATAGCCGCGATGCGTGCCGAGGTGGAGGACGGCATGCTCGCACCGGAGGAGACCAGCGTGCCCCAGCTGGGTTCGGTCCTCCTGCCCAGCCTCGACCGGCTGCAGGCGATCGTGCACGACCTGCTGACCCTCGATCGGCTGGATCACGGCATGCGCGGCGAGCAGTGCAGGCTCGATCTGGCCACGGTCGTGTCCGCGGAGCTGCGCAACCGCCGTCACCCGGCCAAGCGGGTCGAATCCGCGCTCGAGCCCGGGGTCGTCGTGGTCGGCGACAGGGTGTCTCTCGCTCGGCTGCTGACCAACCTTCTCGACAACGCCGAACGGCACGCCAAGACGACGATCACCGTGTCCGTACGGCACGACCCCGGCGAGGATCCCGGCGCGGCCGTGCTGGAAGTCGTCGACGACGGGCCGGGCATCGACCGGGACAAGCGCGAGTTGGTGTTCGACCGGTTCACCCGGCTGGACGCGGCGCGCAGCAGGGACGCGGGGGGTGCGGGGCTGGGGCTGGCGATAGCCAGGCAGATCGCGGAGGTCCACGGAGGCAGCCTGAGAATCGAGGACAGCCCCGTCGGCGCCCGCTTCGTCCTGCGCCTCCCGGCCGTTCCCGCCGCGGCGACGGCCGCGGCCGAGCGACCGCCTCCCCATGCGAACCGATGA
- the sepX gene encoding divisome protein SepX/GlpR: MGSAVLYLAIVVMWLSVLLPMWLRRDRHTDDDLFEEQAEASTLSEPPAAVSAEAPEAGSDDAGGEAEGGDADTVVTPPAASSAEVAPGAGTVTADQAEVATAEQVAAERHARARRVAAHRRARILARRRRRLLWSILLVLASVVTAAVRVMPWWAVAPSGVLLVGYLAVLRVAVRVDREQREKAARARAEHLRRQRERRRALAALAREAEIIKFEARKRVQVFDQYADGRRAAGD; this comes from the coding sequence ATGGGTAGCGCCGTCCTCTACCTGGCCATCGTCGTCATGTGGCTCAGCGTCCTGCTGCCCATGTGGCTGCGCAGGGACCGGCACACCGACGACGACCTGTTCGAGGAGCAGGCCGAGGCGTCCACGCTGTCCGAACCGCCCGCCGCCGTCTCCGCCGAGGCCCCGGAGGCCGGCTCCGACGACGCCGGCGGTGAGGCGGAGGGCGGCGACGCCGACACGGTCGTCACGCCGCCGGCCGCGTCCTCCGCGGAGGTGGCCCCGGGCGCCGGAACAGTCACCGCGGACCAGGCCGAGGTCGCCACGGCGGAACAGGTCGCGGCGGAGCGGCACGCGCGGGCCCGCCGTGTCGCCGCCCACCGCCGCGCCCGTATCCTCGCCCGGCGCCGGCGGCGGCTCCTGTGGAGCATCCTGCTCGTGCTGGCCTCCGTGGTCACCGCGGCCGTCCGCGTGATGCCCTGGTGGGCCGTCGCGCCATCGGGCGTGCTCCTCGTCGGCTACCTCGCCGTGCTGCGCGTGGCCGTACGCGTGGACCGGGAGCAGCGGGAGAAGGCCGCCCGGGCGCGGGCCGAGCACCTGCGCCGCCAGCGGGAACGCCGCCGCGCCCTGGCCGCGCTGGCCCGCGAGGCGGAGATCATCAAGTTCGAGGCGCGCAAGCGCGTTCAGGTCTTCGACCAGTACGCCGACGGACGCCGCGCGGCCGGAGACTGA
- a CDS encoding VOC family protein → MLRGLTTVSFWADDVEEASRWYAEVLGVEAYFRRRGPDGRLAYAEFRLGDHRHELGFIDRRHAPHPAAEPAGAVVYWHVDDVAASLGRLLSMGAKLHGAVTERGPGFVTASVTDPFGNILGIMYNAHYLEMLEGRG, encoded by the coding sequence ATGTTGCGTGGACTGACGACTGTGAGCTTCTGGGCCGACGACGTCGAGGAGGCGTCGAGGTGGTACGCGGAGGTGCTCGGCGTGGAGGCCTACTTCCGGCGCAGGGGGCCGGACGGCCGGCTCGCCTACGCCGAGTTCCGCCTCGGTGACCACCGGCACGAGCTCGGTTTCATCGACCGGCGCCACGCGCCGCACCCGGCGGCCGAACCGGCCGGGGCCGTCGTCTACTGGCACGTCGACGACGTGGCGGCGAGCCTCGGCAGACTGCTGTCGATGGGCGCCAAGCTGCACGGGGCGGTGACGGAGCGCGGCCCCGGCTTCGTCACCGCCTCGGTGACCGACCCGTTCGGCAACATCCTGGGGATCATGTACAACGCCCACTATCTGGAGATGCTCGAAGGCCGCGGATGA
- a CDS encoding helix-turn-helix transcriptional regulator: MLETSVRLLRLLALLQTRPGWQGADLADRLGVTTRTVRNDVERLRHLGYEIRSATGAAGGYRLGAGSSLPPLLLDDDEVVAVVVGLQAAAGSTVTGIEETSLRALTKLQRMLPSRLRHRIEAVRAATVAVPGHGPTVDPETLTSIAAAIRDHETLRFDYLDHRGHEGRRTAEPHRLVFTGRRWYLLAWDVDRRDWRTFRADRVRPRVPNGPRFTPREPPEGDAAAHVVRGTGSAAWKHRAVVRLHAPVEVMGARLTPAAGLLRADGADACVLETGGDSLHNLTTFLTSLDVPFAVLGPPALRAHLRTLAERYLAAGADNV, from the coding sequence ATGCTGGAAACCTCCGTACGGCTGCTGCGGCTGCTGGCGTTGCTGCAGACCCGGCCCGGCTGGCAGGGCGCCGACCTGGCGGACCGGCTCGGCGTGACCACGAGGACCGTGCGCAACGACGTCGAGCGGCTGCGCCACCTGGGATACGAGATCCGCTCGGCCACCGGCGCGGCCGGCGGATACCGGCTGGGCGCGGGGTCTTCCCTTCCCCCGCTGCTGCTCGACGACGACGAGGTCGTCGCGGTGGTCGTCGGCCTGCAGGCCGCCGCGGGCAGCACCGTGACCGGCATCGAGGAGACCTCGCTGCGCGCGCTCACCAAGCTCCAGCGGATGCTGCCGTCCCGGCTGCGCCACCGGATCGAGGCCGTGCGCGCCGCGACGGTCGCGGTGCCGGGGCATGGTCCCACGGTGGACCCGGAGACGCTGACCTCGATCGCCGCGGCCATCCGCGACCACGAGACGCTGCGGTTCGACTACCTCGACCACCGGGGGCACGAGGGGCGCCGCACCGCCGAGCCGCACCGGCTCGTCTTCACCGGGCGGCGCTGGTATCTGCTGGCCTGGGACGTCGACCGCCGCGACTGGCGGACCTTCCGCGCCGACCGGGTGCGGCCGCGCGTCCCGAACGGCCCCCGCTTCACCCCGCGCGAACCACCCGAGGGCGACGCCGCCGCCCACGTCGTACGCGGGACGGGTTCGGCCGCCTGGAAGCACCGGGCCGTCGTACGGCTGCACGCCCCGGTCGAGGTCATGGGCGCGCGGCTCACCCCCGCGGCCGGGCTGCTGCGCGCCGACGGGGCGGACGCCTGCGTGCTGGAGACCGGCGGCGACTCACTGCACAACCTGACGACCTTCCTCACCTCGCTCGACGTGCCCTTCGCCGTGCTCGGCCCGCCCGCCCTGCGCGCCCACCTGCGTACGCTCGCCGAGCGCTACCTGGCCGCGGGGGCGGATAACGTGTGA
- a CDS encoding MogA/MoaB family molybdenum cofactor biosynthesis protein: protein MRALVVTVSNRASAGVYEDRSGPLLASLLKEAGCDRVDGPRVVPDGDAVEAALREGVAAGYDVIVTTGGTGVTPLDLTPEMTARVLDREIPGIAEAVRQVNREKVPTSILSRGLAGQAGKTLVVNLPGSSGGVRDGMAVLAPILAHVVDQIHGGDHAR from the coding sequence GTGCGCGCGTTGGTGGTCACCGTCTCCAACAGGGCGTCGGCGGGCGTCTACGAGGACCGCTCCGGGCCGCTGCTGGCCTCCCTTTTGAAGGAGGCGGGCTGCGACCGGGTGGACGGGCCCCGGGTCGTCCCCGACGGGGACGCCGTCGAGGCCGCGCTGCGCGAGGGCGTCGCCGCGGGCTACGACGTGATCGTCACCACGGGCGGGACCGGGGTGACGCCTCTCGACCTCACTCCGGAGATGACCGCCCGGGTGCTGGACCGGGAGATCCCGGGCATCGCCGAGGCCGTACGCCAGGTCAACAGGGAGAAGGTGCCGACGTCGATCCTGTCCCGCGGTCTCGCCGGGCAGGCGGGCAAGACGCTGGTGGTCAACCTGCCCGGTTCCTCCGGTGGCGTACGGGACGGCATGGCCGTGCTGGCCCCGATCCTGGCCCATGTGGTCGACCAGATCCACGGCGGCGACCATGCGCGCTGA
- a CDS encoding amidohydrolase family protein codes for MPDETIAKEDDIRSVNAFWRSLGLPGLVDVHTHFMPHRVLTKVWAYFDSAGPLVGRAWPITYRLPEDDRVERLRAFGVRAFTSMLYPHKPGMAEWLNDWAAGFAARVPGCLHTATFFPEPGASRYVARAIEAGARVFKAHLQVGAYDPNDPLLDGVWGLLEDHGIPVVTHCGSGPVPGPHTGPEPIAALLSRHPRLRLVIAHMGTPEYAEFLALALRHPSVRLDTTMTFTRFTEETAPFPRNAVPLLLDLQDRILLGTDFPNIPYPYAEALSALADLDLGDGWLRAVCHDNAAGVFGLGPLTPGT; via the coding sequence ATGCCGGACGAGACGATCGCCAAGGAAGACGACATCCGGAGCGTGAACGCGTTCTGGCGGAGCCTGGGCCTGCCCGGCCTCGTCGACGTGCACACCCATTTCATGCCGCACCGCGTCCTGACCAAGGTGTGGGCCTACTTCGACTCCGCCGGGCCGCTGGTCGGCCGGGCCTGGCCCATCACCTATCGGCTGCCGGAGGACGACCGCGTCGAACGGCTCAGGGCCTTCGGCGTGCGGGCGTTCACCTCCATGCTCTATCCCCACAAGCCCGGCATGGCCGAGTGGCTGAACGACTGGGCCGCCGGCTTCGCCGCCCGGGTCCCCGGCTGCCTGCACACGGCGACGTTCTTCCCCGAGCCCGGCGCCTCGCGATACGTCGCGCGGGCGATCGAGGCGGGCGCCCGGGTGTTCAAGGCACATCTCCAGGTCGGCGCGTACGACCCGAACGACCCGCTGCTCGACGGAGTCTGGGGGCTGCTGGAGGACCACGGCATTCCGGTGGTGACGCACTGCGGGTCGGGCCCGGTTCCCGGGCCCCACACCGGGCCGGAACCGATCGCGGCCCTGCTCTCCCGGCATCCCCGGCTGCGGCTCGTGATCGCCCACATGGGCACGCCCGAGTACGCCGAGTTCCTCGCGCTGGCCCTGCGTCATCCGTCGGTCCGCCTGGACACGACGATGACCTTCACCCGCTTCACCGAGGAGACCGCGCCCTTTCCCCGGAACGCCGTGCCGCTCCTGCTGGATCTTCAGGACCGCATCCTGCTCGGCACGGACTTCCCCAACATCCCCTATCCGTACGCCGAGGCGCTGTCGGCCCTCGCCGATCTGGACCTCGGGGACGGGTGGCTGCGCGCCGTCTGCCACGACAACGCCGCCGGGGTCTTCGGCCTCGGGCCGCTCACGCCGGGGACATGA
- a CDS encoding cellulose binding domain-containing protein, with product MRSKTALSAWMTAGLLAAAAFVVPAVVESGAGGTAYALTTAPPPPTPIPCEPSTSPSGTPPTAPGTPRIGSVLLNSVGLSWTPATDEDGIACYRVMETRDGVTSGVATFGPDATGGVFSLRWPPSGVAFEDHELYLVAIDKEGAVSPASGSVTVRIYNDIIASPSPSPSPLRITCRVDYRPITWPGGMTATVEVTNTKSTPVRDWRLTFLFTDPGQTVSTGWSATWSQTGREVTAAAPSWSTDIAAGQTVHLGFNGSPSEGGAVQWRLNGEPCTLRVLTS from the coding sequence ATGAGATCGAAGACGGCGCTGAGCGCCTGGATGACGGCGGGGCTCCTGGCGGCCGCCGCGTTCGTCGTCCCCGCGGTGGTCGAGAGCGGGGCGGGTGGCACGGCCTACGCCCTCACGACGGCGCCGCCGCCGCCCACTCCCATCCCGTGCGAGCCGAGCACGTCACCGTCGGGCACGCCGCCGACCGCGCCGGGAACTCCGCGGATCGGCAGCGTGCTCCTGAACAGTGTCGGCCTGAGCTGGACGCCCGCCACCGACGAGGACGGCATCGCCTGTTACCGGGTGATGGAGACCCGCGACGGCGTCACGTCCGGAGTCGCGACCTTCGGGCCGGACGCCACCGGTGGCGTCTTCTCCCTGCGCTGGCCGCCCAGCGGCGTCGCCTTCGAGGACCACGAGCTGTACCTCGTGGCCATCGACAAGGAGGGGGCCGTCTCACCCGCGTCGGGATCCGTGACCGTGCGGATCTACAACGACATCATCGCCTCGCCGTCGCCGTCGCCGTCCCCGCTGCGGATCACCTGCCGGGTGGACTACCGGCCGATCACCTGGCCGGGCGGGATGACCGCGACGGTCGAGGTCACCAACACGAAAAGCACGCCCGTACGGGACTGGCGGCTCACGTTCCTGTTCACCGACCCCGGCCAGACGGTGTCCACGGGATGGTCGGCCACCTGGTCCCAGACCGGTCGCGAGGTCACGGCGGCGGCCCCCTCCTGGAGCACCGACATCGCCGCCGGGCAGACGGTGCATCTCGGCTTCAACGGCTCCCCCTCCGAGGGCGGCGCCGTGCAGTGGCGCCTCAACGGCGAACCCTGCACCCTGAGGGTCCTCACCTCCTGA
- the moaC gene encoding cyclic pyranopterin monophosphate synthase MoaC has translation MKLTHVDESGAARMVDVSEKDVSARTSVATGRVLLSPEAVAVLRAGDVPKGDALGVARIAGIMGAKRTPDLVPLCHPIALTGVKVDLAVVDEGVEITARVRTADRTGVEMEALTAVTVAALALVDMVKAVDPAAVISDVRVEEKTGGKTGHWTRSGQE, from the coding sequence ATGAAACTGACCCATGTCGACGAGTCGGGCGCCGCCCGGATGGTGGACGTCTCGGAGAAGGACGTGAGCGCGCGGACCTCCGTCGCGACCGGACGGGTGCTGCTGTCGCCCGAGGCGGTGGCCGTGCTGCGCGCGGGGGACGTGCCGAAGGGCGACGCGCTCGGTGTGGCGCGGATCGCCGGGATCATGGGCGCCAAGCGCACCCCCGACCTCGTGCCGCTGTGCCACCCCATCGCCCTGACGGGCGTGAAGGTCGACCTGGCCGTCGTGGACGAGGGGGTGGAGATCACCGCCCGGGTCCGTACGGCCGACAGGACGGGCGTCGAGATGGAGGCGCTCACGGCCGTCACCGTCGCGGCGCTCGCGCTGGTGGACATGGTCAAGGCGGTCGACCCGGCGGCGGTGATCAGCGACGTCAGGGTGGAGGAGAAGACGGGCGGCAAGACGGGCCACTGGACCCGTTCCGGACAGGAGTAA
- a CDS encoding dolichyl-phosphate-mannose--protein mannosyltransferase → MTVTDHSHKAFEQPEEGAQDEAPTVSLRDRLVPPMPGDAMWGWLGPILVALFGGFLRFYRLGTPHSVVFDETYYAKDAFATIKYGVERQFVEGADQLLLAGNENIFKQCGTVGECASYVVHPPVGKWMIGLGELIFGANPFGWRFAAALVGSLSILILARTARRMTRSTLLGCVAGLLLSVDALHFVLSRTALLDIFLMFWVLAGFACLVADRDWFRSRLADWHEAGSPAGGAWLGLRPWRLAAGLCLGAAMATKWTGGLYIAAFAIMSLLWDAGARRAVGTGRPYGTVVRRDLPLAAAWMAAVPVLTYIVSFTGWFVTDKGYGRNWDQATANGPIYFVIDSFRSWFDYQKQVLTFHTGLETSHPYQSEPWQWPLLLRPVAFFYEQPKNCGASTCSWAVLGTGTPIIWFAGVAALIGMIAWYVATRDWRAGAVLLGYAAGWLPWFYFAIADNRTMFMFYAMPMVPFMILALVLACGLILGKENPARPNRRVVGSAVVGAFVLLALVNFGWLYPVIAAEVIPYDSWHARMLFDRWI, encoded by the coding sequence GTGACCGTGACCGACCATTCCCACAAGGCGTTCGAGCAGCCGGAAGAGGGAGCGCAGGACGAGGCTCCCACGGTGTCCCTGCGCGACCGGCTGGTGCCGCCCATGCCCGGCGATGCCATGTGGGGCTGGCTCGGCCCCATCCTGGTCGCCCTCTTCGGCGGCTTCCTGCGGTTCTACCGGCTGGGCACGCCCCACTCGGTCGTCTTCGACGAGACGTACTACGCCAAGGACGCCTTCGCGACCATCAAGTACGGCGTCGAGCGGCAGTTCGTGGAGGGCGCGGACCAGCTCCTGCTCGCCGGCAACGAGAACATCTTCAAGCAGTGCGGCACGGTGGGCGAGTGCGCCTCCTACGTGGTGCACCCGCCGGTCGGCAAGTGGATGATCGGCCTCGGCGAGCTCATCTTCGGCGCGAACCCCTTCGGGTGGCGCTTCGCCGCCGCGCTGGTCGGCTCGCTGTCCATCCTGATCCTCGCCCGCACGGCCCGCAGGATGACCCGCTCGACGCTGCTCGGCTGCGTGGCCGGTCTGCTGCTGTCCGTCGACGCACTCCACTTCGTGCTGTCCCGTACGGCGCTGCTGGACATCTTCCTGATGTTCTGGGTGCTGGCCGGGTTCGCCTGCCTGGTGGCCGACCGCGACTGGTTCCGCAGCCGCCTGGCCGACTGGCACGAGGCGGGATCACCGGCCGGCGGGGCCTGGCTGGGCCTGCGCCCCTGGCGTCTGGCCGCCGGGCTGTGCCTGGGCGCGGCCATGGCCACCAAGTGGACCGGCGGCCTTTACATCGCCGCCTTCGCGATCATGTCGCTGCTGTGGGACGCGGGCGCCCGGCGGGCGGTCGGGACCGGCCGGCCGTACGGCACGGTCGTCCGCCGCGATCTGCCGCTCGCCGCGGCGTGGATGGCGGCCGTCCCGGTCCTCACCTACATCGTCTCGTTCACGGGATGGTTCGTCACCGACAAGGGGTACGGCCGCAACTGGGACCAGGCCACCGCGAACGGGCCGATCTACTTCGTCATCGACTCGTTCCGGTCGTGGTTCGACTACCAGAAGCAGGTGCTCACCTTCCACACCGGCCTGGAGACGAGCCACCCGTACCAGTCCGAGCCCTGGCAGTGGCCGTTGCTGCTGCGCCCGGTGGCGTTCTTCTACGAGCAGCCGAAGAACTGCGGCGCCTCCACCTGCTCCTGGGCGGTCCTCGGGACCGGGACGCCGATCATCTGGTTCGCCGGCGTCGCCGCGCTGATCGGCATGATCGCGTGGTACGTCGCGACCCGCGACTGGCGTGCCGGCGCGGTGCTGCTCGGCTACGCCGCCGGGTGGCTGCCGTGGTTCTACTTCGCCATCGCGGACAACCGGACGATGTTCATGTTCTACGCGATGCCGATGGTGCCGTTCATGATCCTGGCACTCGTGCTGGCCTGCGGGCTGATCCTCGGCAAGGAGAACCCGGCCCGGCCCAACCGGCGCGTGGTCGGCTCGGCCGTGGTCGGCGCGTTCGTGCTCCTGGCCCTGGTCAACTTCGGCTGGCTCTATCCCGTCATCGCCGCCGAGGTCATTCCGTACGACTCCTGGCACGCGAGGATGCTGTTCGACCGGTGGATCTGA